The Anaeromyxobacter diazotrophicus genome contains the following window.
GCTCGACCGCGCCGTGGCGCGCCTCTGCGCGCACTGAGCGCGGCTCCTGCGGGGCCGGCGAGACGCCGGTCGCGCCCCGCCCGCCGCTGCTCTACAATGCGCGCCCCGCCGCGGCCTCCGCCTCCGGCGGCAGAAGGAGCGGCTGCAGCGCGATGGAGCTCTTCGCCAGGACCTCGGGGACGTGGTTCAACATGGGCACGGTGGTGCTGGGCACCGCGGTCGGCCTCGCCGCCGGCGGGCGGCTGCCCGAGCGCATGGGCCGCACGCTCATGCAGGTGCTCGGGCTCGTCACGCTGCTCGTGGGCCTCCGCATGGCCTGGGAGCTCGACGGCCTGCACGCCGGCCGGGTGCCGGGCGTCATCGTGGCGCTCGTCAGCCTCGCGCTCGGCGCCATCGCCGGGGAGGCGCTCGGGCTCGAGGAGCGGCTGCAGACGCTGGGGGACTTCCTGCGCCGGCGGTTCCGCGGCAGCGGGCGGTTCACCGAGGGGTTCGTCACCGCGAGCCTCCTCTTCTGCATCGGCCCCATGGCGATCGTGGGCTCGATCCAGAACGGGCTCTCCCACGACTCCCGCACGCTCGTGCTCAAGTCGGCGCTCGACGGCATCGCCTCGATCGCGCTCGCCGGCGTCTACGGGGTGGGCGTCGGCTTCTCGGCGCTCGTGCTCGGCGCGCTGCAGGGCGGGATGAGCCTCGGGGCCGCGGGGCTGGCGCGCAGCCTGCCGGACCCCGCCGTCGACCCTCGCGTGCTGCTCGTGAGTGGGGCGGGCGGGTTGCTCATCGTGGGGATCGGCGTGAACCTGCTGCTCGGCGGCCTCTCCGTCGAGGACCGACGGGTGCGGGTGGGGGCCATGCTCCCCGCGCTCGCCATCGCGCCCGCGCTGCAGGCGCTGCTCGGCTGACGCAGCCCCTTGCCGGGAGGTCGGCCGGGGTCCCCAGCTCAGGAGGCGCGCGGCTTGTCGACGCGCGGCGCGGCCGCGGGCCGGAAGTGGCGGCTCGCGAGGTAGCGCCCGAGCGGGAGGTCGTTCACCTGGATGTGGAACTTGAGCCACTCCGGCAGCCGCGTCCCGATCCAGGCGAGGATCGGGGGTGAGAGCCCCTGCCCGCTCAGCTCCTGACCGAGCTGCGCGAAGTCCTGCATGAAGAGGTCGTGCGCGCTCTTGTGGCGGCCGCGTTCGGGATACGCGGTCTCCGCCATCATCGACTCCTCGGC
Protein-coding sequences here:
- a CDS encoding DUF554 domain-containing protein; translation: MELFARTSGTWFNMGTVVLGTAVGLAAGGRLPERMGRTLMQVLGLVTLLVGLRMAWELDGLHAGRVPGVIVALVSLALGAIAGEALGLEERLQTLGDFLRRRFRGSGRFTEGFVTASLLFCIGPMAIVGSIQNGLSHDSRTLVLKSALDGIASIALAGVYGVGVGFSALVLGALQGGMSLGAAGLARSLPDPAVDPRVLLVSGAGGLLIVGIGVNLLLGGLSVEDRRVRVGAMLPALAIAPALQALLG
- a CDS encoding bacteriohemerythrin, encoding MRLTSELASGYEEIDGQHRVMLDRMEALARAAQADDLAQAKEMLSALGDYLVSHFQAEESMMAETAYPERGRHKSAHDLFMQDFAQLGQELSGQGLSPPILAWIGTRLPEWLKFHIQVNDLPLGRYLASRHFRPAAAPRVDKPRAS